The DNA window GATCTTCTGTGCGCGCTCGAGCCCGGTGCGCGCGGCGTCGTCGGTCTCGGCGACGACGACGAGGCACTGCTGCGACACCTCGATCGACGCGAAATCGCGGCCGACCTCCGCGCAGCGGCGCCTCAAGGCCTCGACCTTGGCGCCGAGCTCCGGCTGGAAGGCGGCGAGGTTGTTCCAGATGTCCGCGTGCCGGGCGGCGATCCCCATGAGCCGCCGCTCGCCGCTGCCGCCGATCAGGATGGGCGGCCGGCGGACGGGCTTCGGCTCGCACACCGCGTCGCGCACCGTGCAGTGCTTGCCCTCGAAGGTCGTCCGCTCCTCGGTCCAGAGCCGACGGAGGACCTGGGCCGTCTCCTCGAGCGCGCCCAGCCTCGCCCCGAGGGAGGGGAAGGGGCAGCCGTAGGCCTCGAACTCGGACGCGAACCACCCCGCGCCGAGGCCGACGATCGTGCGGCCGCCGGCGATGTGGTCGATGGTGGCCACCTGCTTCGCGAGGACGGCGGGGTTGCGGAAGAACGGCGGGGTGACCAGCGTGCCCAGCTCCACCCGCTCGGTGATGGCGGCCACGGCGGCGAGCTCGCTCCACGCCTCGAAGATCGGCAGCGTCGGCATGGGGACGCTGTGGAGGTGGTCGCAGACCCAGACCGAGTCGAACCCGAGCCGGTCGAACTCGACGGCCGCCGCACGGGCCTCCTGCCACGAGCGCTTGATCTGCGGCAGCGTCACCCCGAAGCGGACCGGTCGCGCCATGGCCACGGCTCACGCGCTCGCGGCGCGCGCCCCTGCCTCCGTGCGCGGCGCGCCGATCACGTCGAGGATGCGGTCCATCACGTCGACCACGTCGAAGTCCTTGGGGGTGAAGACCGCCTTCACCCCGAGCGACCTGAGCGCCTCGACGTCGCGTTCGGGGATGATGCCGCCGAGGACGACCGGCATCTCGCCGACTCCCTGGCGGACGAGCTCCTCGGTGACCGCGCGTGCGATCTCCAGGTGCGCGCCGGACAGCACCGAGAGGCCGAGCACCGTCGCGTCCTCCTGGATGGCCGAGGCGACGATCTCGGGCACCGTCCAGCGGATGCCCCCGTAGATCACCTCGAAGCCGGCGTCGCGGGCGGCCACCGCGATCATCTCCGAGCCGTTGGAGTGCCCGTCGAGCCCGGGCTTGCCGACCACCATCCGCGGCCGCCCGCCGTGCCGGGCGCCCCAGGCCGCCACCCGCGCGCGCACCGCCTCGGCGCGCGGCGTGTCCAGGCCGAGCCGCTGGCCCTCGACGCCGGTGGCGGCCCGGTACTCGCCGAAGACGGCGCGCAGCGCGTCCGCCCACTCGCCGGTGGTGACCCGCGCCCGCGCGCACGCGATCGAGGCGGGCATCAGGTTCGTGCCCGCCAGGGCTGCCTCCCGCAGCGCGCGGAGCGTCCGCTCGACGTCGGCCTGGCTCCGCCGGGTCTGCGTCGCACGCAGCATGTCCAGCGTCTCGGCCGCCGAGACCGGGTCGAACTTGAAGAGGCCGCCGTCGTCGCCCGAGACGAGCGGCGACGCGAGGCCCTCGGTCCAGCGGTTGCGTCCGACGACCGCGATCTCGCCCTTGTTGATGCGCGCCAGACGCTCGGCCTGGCTGCGCACGAGCGCCGCCTTCATGTAGCCCGACTCGACCGCCGCCAGCGCCCCTCCCGCCTGCCCGATGTGCGCGATCTCCGCGTAGGCCGCTTCCTTCAGGGCCGCGACCTTCGCGGCCACCACCGGCGAGCCCGCGAACAGGTCGGGGTACTCGAGGAGGTCCGTCTCGTAGGCCAGGATCTGCTGGAGCCGGAGCGACCACTGCTGATCCCACGGCCGCGGCAGGCTGAGCGCCTCGTTCCACGTCGGGAGCTGGAGCGCCCGGCAGCGGGCGTCGCGGCTGAGGGTCACGCCGAGCGCCTCGAGCAGGATGCGCCAGGCGTTGTTCTCCGGCTGCTCCTCGGTGAGGCCGAGCGAGTTCACCTGCACGCCGTAGCGGAAGAGGCGGTACTTCGCGTTCTTCACGCCGTAGCGGTCTCGCGTGATCTCGTCCCACATCTCGACGAACGCCCGCATCTTGCACATCTCCTCGACGAAGCGGATGCCGGCGTTGACGAAGAACGAGATGCGGCCGACCGACTGCTCGAACTCCTCGGCCGTGAAGCAGCCCCGCTCGCGGATGGCGTCGAGGACTGCCATGGCGTTGGCGAGCGCGAAGGCGAGCTCCTGCGTCGGCGTCGCCCCCGCCTCCTGGAGGTGGTACGAGCAGATGTTCGAGGCGTTCCACCTCGGGATGCGGTGCAGGCAGTAGTCGTACATGTCGACGATCAGCCGCATCGAGTGCCGGGGCGGGAAGATGTACGTGCCGCGGGCGAGGTACTCCTTGATGATGTCGTTCTGCGTCGTGCCCTGGAGGACCTTGGGATCGACGCCCCGCTCCTCGGCGAGCGCGACGTAGAGCGCGAGCAGCCACATGGCCGTCGCGTTGATCGTCATCGAGGTGTTGATCTGGTCGATCGGGATGCCG is part of the Deltaproteobacteria bacterium genome and encodes:
- a CDS encoding protein meaA; the protein is MTRQAHTLFDKDGNPRRDQPWIFRTYAGHTNVRESNALYRANLSRGQTGLSIAFDLPTQCGYSSDHPIAGPEIGKVGVPINSIDDFHVLFDGIPIDQINTSMTINATAMWLLALYVALAEERGVDPKVLQGTTQNDIIKEYLARGTYIFPPRHSMRLIVDMYDYCLHRIPRWNASNICSYHLQEAGATPTQELAFALANAMAVLDAIRERGCFTAEEFEQSVGRISFFVNAGIRFVEEMCKMRAFVEMWDEITRDRYGVKNAKYRLFRYGVQVNSLGLTEEQPENNAWRILLEALGVTLSRDARCRALQLPTWNEALSLPRPWDQQWSLRLQQILAYETDLLEYPDLFAGSPVVAAKVAALKEAAYAEIAHIGQAGGALAAVESGYMKAALVRSQAERLARINKGEIAVVGRNRWTEGLASPLVSGDDGGLFKFDPVSAAETLDMLRATQTRRSQADVERTLRALREAALAGTNLMPASIACARARVTTGEWADALRAVFGEYRAATGVEGQRLGLDTPRAEAVRARVAAWGARHGGRPRMVVGKPGLDGHSNGSEMIAVAARDAGFEVIYGGIRWTVPEIVASAIQEDATVLGLSVLSGAHLEIARAVTEELVRQGVGEMPVVLGGIIPERDVEALRSLGVKAVFTPKDFDVVDVMDRILDVIGAPRTEAGARAASA
- a CDS encoding TIGR03560 family F420-dependent LLM class oxidoreductase, which encodes MARPVRFGVTLPQIKRSWQEARAAAVEFDRLGFDSVWVCDHLHSVPMPTLPIFEAWSELAAVAAITERVELGTLVTPPFFRNPAVLAKQVATIDHIAGGRTIVGLGAGWFASEFEAYGCPFPSLGARLGALEETAQVLRRLWTEERTTFEGKHCTVRDAVCEPKPVRRPPILIGGSGERRLMGIAARHADIWNNLAAFQPELGAKVEALRRRCAEVGRDFASIEVSQQCLVVVAETDDAARTGLERAQKIYGGHMGAGLEAHGIWGTPERVIDRIERHRALGCTLLVIEFFGRDTRDPARLFAEKVMPAFR